A window from Streptomyces sp. NBC_00299 encodes these proteins:
- a CDS encoding leucyl aminopeptidase, producing the protein MTALTLSTAAAPGLRADAIVIGVAKGSGSKVAGPVVAPGAEAVDKAYGGKLAGVLETLGATGAEGEVTKLPAPAGFKSPLVVAVGLGAAPEKDADYDGEALRKAAGVAARALAGSKKAAFALPLNDAADIGAVAEGVLLGAYAFDAYKDNGKSDRDKKNGKGPLAEAALLGGKSRDKEHKAAIERATAVVEELNRARDLVNTPPNDLNPESFAAVASAAAKEHGIKVQVLDEKALAKGGYGGILGVGSGSAAGPRLVKLSYTHSKADKHLALVGKGITYDSGGISLKPAGHNETMKCDMSGAAAVFAAVVAAARLGLRVNITGWLALAENMPSGSAVRPGDVLHMLSGKTVEVLNTDAEGRLVLADALWAASQEKPDAIVDVATLTGAMVLALGNRTFGVMGNDDAFRTAIVEAAEEVGEASWPMPLPEHLRKGMDSPTADIANMGERMGGGLVAGLFLREFVGEGITWAHIDIAGPAFNEGGPFGYTPKGGTGSAVRTLVRLAELTAAGDLG; encoded by the coding sequence GTGACTGCTCTCACTCTCAGCACCGCCGCGGCGCCCGGCCTGCGCGCCGACGCGATCGTGATCGGTGTCGCCAAGGGCTCTGGTTCCAAGGTCGCGGGACCGGTCGTCGCACCGGGCGCCGAGGCCGTGGACAAGGCGTACGGCGGCAAGCTCGCCGGCGTCCTGGAGACCCTCGGTGCCACCGGTGCCGAGGGCGAGGTGACGAAGCTCCCCGCGCCCGCCGGCTTCAAGTCCCCCCTCGTGGTGGCGGTCGGCCTGGGTGCCGCGCCCGAGAAGGACGCCGACTACGACGGCGAGGCGCTGCGCAAGGCCGCCGGCGTCGCCGCCCGCGCCCTCGCCGGCTCCAAGAAGGCCGCGTTCGCGCTGCCGCTGAACGACGCCGCCGACATCGGCGCCGTCGCCGAGGGCGTGCTGCTCGGGGCGTACGCCTTCGACGCGTACAAGGACAACGGCAAGAGCGACCGGGACAAGAAGAACGGCAAGGGTCCCCTCGCCGAGGCCGCGCTGCTCGGTGGCAAGTCCCGCGACAAGGAGCACAAGGCGGCGATCGAGCGCGCCACCGCCGTCGTCGAGGAGCTCAACCGCGCCCGCGACCTGGTCAACACCCCGCCCAACGACCTCAACCCCGAGTCCTTCGCCGCGGTCGCATCGGCGGCGGCCAAGGAGCACGGCATCAAGGTGCAGGTGCTCGACGAGAAGGCGCTGGCCAAGGGCGGCTACGGCGGCATCCTCGGCGTCGGCTCCGGATCGGCGGCCGGACCGCGGCTGGTGAAGCTGTCGTACACGCACTCCAAGGCCGACAAGCACCTCGCGCTCGTCGGCAAGGGCATCACCTACGACTCGGGCGGCATCTCGCTGAAGCCGGCCGGGCACAACGAGACGATGAAGTGCGACATGAGCGGCGCGGCCGCCGTGTTCGCCGCCGTCGTCGCAGCAGCGCGTCTCGGGCTGCGGGTGAACATCACCGGCTGGCTGGCGCTCGCCGAGAACATGCCGTCGGGGTCCGCCGTGCGTCCCGGTGACGTGCTGCACATGCTCAGCGGCAAGACCGTCGAGGTGCTCAACACGGACGCCGAGGGCCGACTGGTGCTCGCCGACGCGCTGTGGGCGGCCTCGCAGGAGAAGCCGGACGCGATCGTGGACGTGGCGACGCTGACCGGAGCGATGGTGCTGGCGCTGGGCAACCGGACGTTCGGCGTCATGGGCAACGACGACGCGTTCCGCACCGCGATCGTCGAGGCGGCCGAGGAGGTCGGTGAGGCGTCCTGGCCGATGCCGCTGCCGGAGCACCTGCGCAAGGGGATGGACTCCCCCACCGCCGACATCGCCAACATGGGTGAGCGCATGGGCGGCGGGCTGGTCGCCGGGCTCTTCCTGCGCGAGTTCGTCGGCGAGGGCATCACCTGGGCGCACATCGACATCGCCGGTCCCGCGTTCAACGAGGGCGGGCCCTTCGGATACACGCCGAAGGGTGGTACGGGGTCCGCGGTGCGGACGCTGGTCCGGCTCGCCGAGCTGACGGCGGCCGGGGACCTGGGCTGA
- the pelF gene encoding GT4 family glycosyltransferase PelF: MRHGRHVTMLTEGTYPHVHGGVSTWCDQLVKGMPEVDFHIVSLTGTGREPVTWELPPNVYRHTSVPTWGPRPGHKRPPYGRARRRFTDSYERFLLSFLDPEAHCDFGEALDELAELARDGRLSAALRTESALRSLMWIWTMPHLSTAAARPTVHDALTATDLLEHALRPLGVRIPEDSVAHAVSSGFATLPALAARRLDGVPFLLTEHGIYLRERYLGYRSDAQRWPVKAFMLGFYRELNSLGYRTADLITPCNQYNRRWEERGGADADKIRTVYNGVDPHAFPHAGPEPEVPTLTWCGRVDPIKDLETLLRAYAMVRAELPETRLRLFGPVPPGGEAYRTKLEKLAAELGVTDALTFEGRITEVWRAYAAGHLVMLSSISEGFPFSIIEAMSCGRTTVSTDVGGVREAVGDTGLVVPPREPEKMAAAALTLLRDDERRLQLGELARQRVIDRFTLRRSVDNFRTIYQELAGSPEVYEPTLETVADWTLELRDPWYEKVATDGTGW; encoded by the coding sequence ATGCGCCATGGCCGTCATGTCACCATGCTCACCGAAGGCACCTATCCGCATGTCCACGGCGGCGTCAGCACCTGGTGCGACCAGCTCGTCAAGGGCATGCCGGAGGTCGACTTCCACATCGTGTCGCTGACCGGGACCGGCCGGGAACCCGTCACCTGGGAGCTGCCGCCCAACGTCTACCGGCACACCTCCGTACCGACCTGGGGCCCGCGTCCGGGGCACAAGCGACCGCCGTACGGCCGGGCCCGGCGCCGCTTCACCGACTCCTACGAGCGCTTCCTGCTCTCCTTCCTCGACCCCGAGGCCCACTGCGACTTCGGTGAAGCCCTCGACGAGCTGGCCGAACTCGCCCGCGACGGGCGCCTGTCGGCGGCCCTGCGCACGGAATCCGCGCTGCGCTCGCTGATGTGGATATGGACGATGCCGCATCTGTCGACCGCGGCGGCCCGCCCCACCGTCCACGACGCCCTGACCGCGACCGACCTGCTCGAACACGCCCTGCGCCCCCTCGGGGTCCGCATCCCCGAGGACTCGGTCGCCCATGCGGTGAGCAGCGGATTCGCCACCCTTCCGGCCCTCGCCGCCCGCAGGCTGGACGGCGTGCCCTTCCTCCTCACCGAGCACGGCATCTATCTGCGCGAGCGCTACCTCGGCTACCGCAGCGACGCCCAGCGCTGGCCCGTGAAGGCGTTCATGCTCGGCTTCTACCGCGAGCTGAACTCGCTCGGCTACCGCACGGCCGACCTGATCACCCCGTGCAACCAGTACAACCGCCGTTGGGAGGAGCGCGGCGGCGCCGACGCCGACAAGATCCGTACCGTCTACAACGGCGTCGACCCGCACGCCTTCCCGCACGCCGGCCCCGAGCCCGAGGTCCCCACCCTCACCTGGTGCGGCCGCGTCGACCCCATCAAGGACCTGGAGACGCTGCTGCGGGCCTACGCCATGGTCCGCGCCGAGCTCCCGGAGACCCGCCTGCGGCTGTTCGGCCCGGTCCCGCCCGGCGGCGAGGCCTACCGCACCAAGCTGGAGAAGCTCGCCGCCGAACTCGGCGTCACGGACGCCCTGACCTTCGAGGGCCGCATCACCGAGGTCTGGCGCGCCTACGCGGCCGGGCACCTCGTGATGCTGTCGTCCATCTCCGAGGGCTTTCCGTTCTCCATCATCGAGGCCATGTCCTGCGGCCGTACGACCGTCTCCACGGACGTCGGGGGAGTGCGCGAGGCCGTCGGCGACACGGGACTCGTCGTCCCACCCCGCGAGCCGGAGAAGATGGCGGCCGCCGCCCTCACCCTCCTCCGGGACGACGAACGGCGCCTGCAACTGGGCGAGTTGGCACGGCAGCGCGTGATCGACCGCTTCACCCTGCGCCGCTCCGTGGACAACTTCCGGACGATCTACCAGGAGCTCGCGGGCAGCCCCGAGGTGTACGAGCCCACGTTGGAGACGGTCGCCGACTGGACCCTCGAACTGCGCGACCCCTGGTACGAGAAGGTCGCGACGGACGGAACCGGCTGGTGA
- a CDS encoding spherulation-specific family 4 protein gives MTDLLIPYYEHPSVRPAEWDAIIAAAPRLYGVVLNPASGPGDAPDPAFAEVAARLRAVDVRVLGYADTDYGRRPHADVVRDITRHRDWYRADGVFLDQVAARQAEFGHYQRLATAAWGAGCGTLALNHGTAPHPSYARIADLLVTFEGPWASYTRLGPQPWRGATGVRLCHLVYGVPAGVDLTEPARARGAAVHCAVPGVGDHPWGTLPHGLAPAR, from the coding sequence ATGACCGACCTGCTGATCCCCTACTACGAGCACCCGTCCGTCCGCCCCGCCGAATGGGACGCGATCATCGCCGCCGCGCCCCGCCTCTACGGGGTCGTACTGAACCCGGCCAGCGGCCCCGGCGACGCGCCCGACCCGGCGTTCGCCGAGGTCGCGGCCCGTCTGCGGGCGGTGGACGTACGGGTGCTCGGCTACGCCGACACCGACTACGGCCGCAGGCCGCACGCCGACGTCGTACGCGACATCACCCGTCACCGCGACTGGTACCGCGCGGATGGCGTCTTCCTCGACCAGGTCGCCGCCCGTCAGGCGGAGTTCGGCCACTACCAGCGGCTCGCGACGGCAGCCTGGGGTGCCGGCTGCGGCACGCTCGCCCTGAACCACGGCACGGCACCGCACCCGTCGTACGCCAGGATCGCCGACCTCCTGGTCACCTTCGAGGGGCCCTGGGCGTCGTACACCCGGCTCGGCCCGCAGCCGTGGCGGGGCGCCACCGGAGTGCGGCTGTGCCACCTGGTGTACGGCGTCCCGGCGGGCGTCGACCTGACGGAGCCGGCGCGCGCCCGCGGGGCCGCCGTGCACTGTGCGGTGCCGGGCGTGGGCGATCATCCGTGGGGCACGTTGCCGCACGGGCTGGCGCCCGCTCGGTGA